One stretch of Scatophagus argus isolate fScaArg1 chromosome 18, fScaArg1.pri, whole genome shotgun sequence DNA includes these proteins:
- the map3k15 gene encoding mitogen-activated protein kinase kinase kinase 15 isoform X3 — protein sequence MDAGQSAQVADMGGEHSTGACVVERDRDRERGEVSSPSPPAKQRSLRVVYVLNDGLKSVMASSPESGALQCLQRACDSESALLTTVTFGRLDFGETSVLDSFYDADIAVVDMSDVFRQPSLFYHLGVRESFDMANNVILYHDTDPDTAQSLKDMVAQKNTASSGNYYFIPYIVTPNHEYMCCESDAQRRASEYMQPSWDNLLGPLCVPLTDRFTSLLKDIHVTSCASFKDTLLNDIRKAREKYQGEELAKELSRIKLRIDNTEVLTQDIVMNLLFSYRDIQDYDAMVKLVQTLEMLPTCDLATQPMIQFHYAFALNRRNSPGDREQALRVMLQVLQSCEHPAPDMFCLCGRIYKDIFLDSDCKDTKNRDNAIQWYRKGFELQPTLYSGINLAVLLIVAGQQFESSIELRKIGVRLNSLLGRKGSLEKMNNYWDVGQFFTVSMLANDIPKATQAAEKLFKLKPPLWYLRSVVQNLQLIQRFKKQTVEHSPQRERLNFWMDIIVEATQRTTNRLRFPVLILEPTKVYQPSYVSINNEAEEKNVSIWHVSPVETKGIHEWNFTAMSIKGISISKFDERCCFLYVHDNSDDFQIYFSTEEQCGRFCSMVKEMISDGTGNAVELEGEGDGDTLEYEYDTNETGDRVVLGRGTYGVVYAGRDLSNQVRIAIKEIPERDSRYSQPLHEEIALHKYLKHRNIVQYLGSVSEDGYIKIFMEQVPGGSLSALLRSKWGPLKEATIIFYTRQILEGLRYLHENQIVHRDIKGDNVLVNTYSGVLKISDFGTSKRLAGVNPCTETFTGTLQYMAPEIIDKGPRGYGAPADIWSLGCTIIEMATGKPPFHELGEPQAAMFKVGMFKIHPEIPESLSPEAKSFILRCFEPDPHKRAIASDLLRDTFVRHNTKGKKSKIAFKPPDYIHNVALPVQLQCEATGSSSSEHGSVSPDCDSKHDVFFQKKKSSGSENLLKPPNSNYLSVPDEGSVSEDRSAPPSPEDRDSGLFLLKKDSERRAILFKVLNEDQEKVISNLKENHIQGSEELQLSVEHIKQIICILRDFIHSPERRVMAATISKLKLDLDFDSTSINQIQLVLFGFQDSVNKVLRNHHIKPHWMFAMDNIIRRAVQAAITILIPELQTHFGPASECEGAEKEDEVDEEEAEFGPVLPQHADESGTTADPTHSVVTALNSAHSQEHQRSHHQLNAQLGRLKQETNRLLEELLQKEKEYQQVLKTTLQQRAHDLELVKVRHRPPDITPPSIFHIPADHEPDKQLTDWLKEQGADADTIDKFVLEEYTLTDILNDVTKDDLRYLRLRGGVLCRIWRAIQRHRERLRGSELSEADA from the exons ATATTGCAGTCGTCGACATGAGTGATGTGTTTCGCCAGCCCTCCTTGTTTTACCATCTGGGCGTGAGGGAAAGCTTTGACATGGCCAACAACGTCATCCTGTACCACGACACTGACCCTGACACTGCACAGTCTCTGAAG GACATGGtggcacagaaaaacaca GCATCCAGTGGTAACTACTACTTCATCCCTTACATAGTGACTCCTAACCATGAGTATATGTGCTGTGAGAGTGACGCCCAGCGCAGGGCCAGCGAGTACATGCAGCCCAGCTGGGACAACCTGCTGGGGCCGCTCTGCGTCCCCCTGACTGACCGCTTCACCAGCCTACTGAAGGACATCCATGTCACGTCCTG TGCCTCTTTTAAGGACACTCTGCTAAATGACATCAGGAAGGCCAGAGAGAAATATCAGGGAGAGGAGCTGGCCAAGGAGCTTTCCCGCATCAAACTCCGAATCGACAACACAGAGGTCCTCACCCAGGACATCGTCATGAACTTGCTGTTTTCTTACAGAGACATACAG GACTACGATGCGATGGTGAAACTGGTGCAGACTCTGGAGATGCTACCGACTTGTGATCTGGCCACGCAGCCCATGATCCAGTTCCACTACGCCTTCGCTCTCAACAG GAGAAACAGTCCTGGTGACAGGGAGCAGgctctcagagtgatgctgcaGGTGTTGCAGTCCTGTGAACATCCAGCGCCAGACATGTTCTGCCTGTGTGGGCGAATATACAAGGACATCTTTCTGGACTCAGACTGCAAAGACACCAAGAACAGGGACAATGCTATACAGTG GTACAGAAAAGGTTTTGAGCTGCAGCCAACTCTTTACTCTGGTATCAACCTGGCTGTCCTCCTCATTGTTGCTGGCCAACAGTTTGAAAGCTCCATTGAACTGAGGAAAATAG GTGTTCGGTTGAACAGTCTGCTAGGACGCAAAGGTTCCCTGGAGAAAATGAATAACTACTGGGATGTGGGCCAGTTCTTCACcgttagcatgttagctaaTGACATCCCCAAAGCTACTCAGGCTGCTGAGAAGCTTTTCAAACTCAAGCCACCTCTCTG GTATTTGCGCTCTGTGGTACAGAATCTGCAACTGATCCAGAGGTTTAAGAAGCAGACGGTGGAACACTCaccccagagagagagactcaacTTCTGGATGGACATCATCGTAGAGGCCACGCAGCGAACCACCAATCGACTGCGATTTCCA GTGTTGATTCTGGAACCCACAAAGGTTTACCAACCCTCCTACGTGTCAATTAACAACGAGGCTGAAGAGAAGAACGTTTCTATCTGGCACGTTTCTCCTGTCGAAACA AAAGGAATCCATGAGTGGAACTTCACTGCAATGTCCATTAAAGGCATTAG TATCAGTAAGTTTGATGAGCGCTGCTGCTTCCTCTACGTCCATGATAATTCAGACGACTTCCAGATCTACTTTTCCACTGAGGAACAGTGCGGTCG gttcTGCTCCATGGTGAAAGAGATGATATCTGACGGTACGGGGAATGCAGTGGAGCTGGAGGGTGAGGGAGATGGCGATACACTGGAG TATGAGTATGACACCAATGAGACAGGGGACAGGGTGGTGTTGGGGCGGGGCACCTATGGAGTGGTGTATGCTGGGAGAGACCTCAGCAACCAGGTTCGAATTGCCATCAAAGAGATCcctgagagagacagcag GTACTCCCAGCCCCTTCATGAAGAGATTGCTCTTCACAAGTACCTTAAGCACAGGAACATTGTTCAATACTTGGGCTCCGTTTCTGAGGACGGATACATCAAGATCTTCATGGAACAAGtgcctggag GAAGCCTGTCTGCATTGCTGCGATCCAAATGGGGCCCGCTGAAGGAGGCGACTATAATCTTCTACACTAGACAGATCCTGGAGGGACTCCGATATCTGCACGAAAATCAGATTGTCCATCGAGATATCAAG GGTGATAATGTGTTGGTGAATACCTACAGTGGTGTCTTGAAGATCTCGGACTTTGGGACCTCTAAGCGGTTAGCAGGAGTCAACCCCTGTACAGAGACATTCACCG gtaCTCTGCAGTACATGGCTCCAGAAATTATTGACAAGGGCCCTCGAGGGTACGGGGCCCCGGCTGACATTTGGTCACTGGGATGCACCATTATAGAAATGGCCACCGGGAAACCCCCATTTCATGAGCTGGGAGAACCACAGGCAGCTATGTTTAAG GTGGGCATGTTTAAGATCCACCCAGAGATCCCAGAGTCCTTGTCACCTGAGGCCAAGTCGTTTATATTGCGCTGCTTTGAGCCGGACCCTCACAAGAGAGCCATCGCTTCAGACCTCCTCAGAGACACTTTTGTCAGACACAACACCAAGGGCAAGAAGAGCAAGATCGCCTTCAAGCCACCAG ACTACATCCACAACGTTGCTCTGCCGGTGCAGTTGCAGTGTGAGGCCactgggagcagcagcagtgaacacGGATCTGTGAGCCCAGACTGTGACTCCAAACATGATGTTTTCttccagaagaagaaaagctcaGGCTCTGAGAACCTGCTCAAACCCCCCAATTCTAACTATTTgag TGTTCCAGATGAGGGTTCGGTTTCGGAGGACCGCagtgcccccccctcccctgaGGACAGGGACAGCGGTCTGTTCCTGCTGAAGAAGGACAGTGAGAGACGGGCCATTCTGTTTAAGGTCCTCAATGAAGACCAGGAAAAGGTCATCTCCAACCTCAAGGAGAACCACatccag GGCAGCGAAGAGCTCCAGCTGTCCGTTgaacacattaaacagatcaTCTGCATCCTTCGAGACTTCATCCATTCCCCAGAAAGGCGTGTTATGGCGGCCACCATCTCCAAGCTCAAGCTGGACCTGGATTTTGACTCCACCTCCATCAACCAGATACAGCTGGTGCTCTTTGGCTTCCAAGACTCG GTAAACAAAGTCCTCAGGAACCATCACATTAAACCCCATTGGATGTTTGCTATGGATAACATCATTCGTCGAGCTGTGCAGGCTGCCATCACCATCCTCATACCAG agctgcagaccCACTTCGGCCCAGCATCAGAGTGTGAGGGAGCAGAGAAGGAAGACGAAGTggatgaagaggaagcagagttCGGTCCTGTTTTACCGCAGCACGCTGACGAATCCGGGACGACGGCTGACCCCACCCACTCTGTGGTCACCGCACTAAACTCTGCCCACTCCCAGGAGCACCAGCGTTCGCATCATCAACTGAATGCACAGCTGGGGCGGCTCAAACAGGAGACCAACAG GCTTCTGGAGGAACTGCTGCAAAAGGAGAAGGAGTACCAGCAGGTCCTGAAGACAACACTCCAGCAGAGAGCACATGACCTGGAGCTGGTCAAAGTCAGGCACAGGCCGCCAG acatcacacctccctccatcttccACATCCCAGCAGACCATGAACCGGACAAGCAGCtcactgattggctgaaagaGCAGGGGGCAGACGCTGACACTATAGATAAG TTTGTGCTGGAGGaatacacactgactgacattcTGAATGACGTTACCAAAGACGACCTCCGCTATCTCCGTCTACG GGGTGGAGTCCTGTGCCGCATTTGGCGGGCCATCCAGCGGCACCGAGAGCGGCTGAGGGGCAGTGAACTTTCAGAAGCTGATGCATGA